The proteins below come from a single Sorghum bicolor cultivar BTx623 chromosome 4, Sorghum_bicolor_NCBIv3, whole genome shotgun sequence genomic window:
- the LOC110434550 gene encoding uncharacterized protein LOC110434550, with product MLSASARKSTLASANKKSKGAPATASAAMAAAAACNLSQGGGSSLGADVAGRTLGRGSGTTAMAPRYPISRSLSNSTTMPPISIGTSGGGAFPGAVTAPSSSNSGLLGFHSPLHHLLLGGIRPTLIQLLLRLCAQQLGIHLVKFLAGSTVEDFLAEDEIVEEFIREIRDELKADIDGESSTIPRRRQSGPRRYIPRNREKGHDDLVANYFSANPIYTDEMFRRRFRMTRPLFLRIVDSLRGWSPYFTQRFDATGRDSLSPLQKCTAAIRMLAYGSSADQLDEVLKIAASTCLEILEKFAEGVIECFGEEYLRPPRSDEMEKILQENEARGFPGMLGSIDCMHWAWKNCPKGWAGMFTRGDKGIPTMILEAVATHDLRIWHAFFGTAGSQNDINVLNKSPLFIQAIKGEAPIVQYYVNGTQYDMSYYLADKIYPEWAVFVKTVTAPQSAENKLFALKQEGARKDIECAFGVLQSRFDIVRRPAKLWKQADVINIMQTCVILHNMIVEDEKE from the exons CAAACAAGAAGAGCAAGGGTGCCCCGGCTACTGCGTCAGCggcaatggcggcggcggcggcctgcaACCTCAGTCAGGGTGGAGGCTCGTCGTTGGGCGCGGATGTCGCGGGCCGAACCCTAGGTCGCGGAAGCGGAACAACAGCGATGGCGCCGAGGTACCCCATCTCCCGTTCCCTCAGCAACAGCACAACGATGCCTCCTATCTCCATTGGTACATCTGGTGGAGGTGCCTTCCCCGGCGCTGTGACGGCTCCATCGTCTTCGAACAGTGGGTTACTGGGTTTCCATTCCCCACTTCACCATCTACTGCTTGGTGGGATCCGGCCAACGTTGATCCAGCTTCTCCTTCGTTTATGCGCTCAGCAGCTTGGGATCCATCTTG TGAAATTTCTAGCTGGATCAACTGTGGAAGATTTTCTAGCTGAGGATGAAATCGTAGAAGAATTCATAAGGGAGATTCGAGATGAATTGAAGGCCGACATCGATGGAGAATCATCAACTATACCTCGCCGTCGACAGAGTGGACCAAGGAGGTACATACCAAGAAATCGAGAAAAAGGTCACGATGATCTTGTTGCTAATTATTTTTCTGCAAATCCTATCTATACCGATGAGATGTTCCGTAGAAGATTTAGGATGACTAGGCCATTATTCCTACGCATCGTCGATAGTCTTAGGGGGTGGTCTCCTTATTTTACCCAAAGATTCGATGCAACCGGTAGGGATTCTCTTTCACCACTTCAAAAGTGTACTGCCGCTATTAGGATGCTAGCTTACGGCTCCTCGGCTGATCAACTTGATGAAGTATTGAAAATTGCTGCAAGCACTTGTTTGGAGATTTTGGAAAAATTTGCTGAAGGAGTTATTGAATGTTTTGGTGAAGAGTATTTACGTCCTCCAAGAAGTGATGAAATGGAGAAAATCTTACAAGAAAACGAGGCTCGTGGTTTTCCTGGAATGTTAGGTAGCATCGATTGTATGCATTGGGCATGGAAGAATTGCCCGAAAGGTTGGGCTGGCATGTTCACTCGTGGTGATAAAGGCATTCCTACTATGATTCTAGAAGCAGTGGCAACCCATGATCTTCGTATATGGCATGCTTTCTTTGGTACGGCCGGGTCTCAGAACGACATTAACGTCCTAAACAAGTCTCCACTGTTCATtcaggctataaaaggggaagctccGATAGTACAATATTATGTAAATGGGACACAATATGATATGAGTTACTATCTTGCTGATAAGATATATCCTGAATGGGCGGTATTTGTGAAGACAGTAACGGCCCCTCAGTCGGCTGAAAACAAATTATTTGCATTGAAGCAAGAAGGGGCAAGGAAAGATATCGAGTGCGCATTTGGTGTACTGCAGTCACGCTTTGATATTGTTCGACGACCTGCAAAATTGTGGAAGCAGGCAGACGTTATCAACATAATGCAGACTTGTGTTATCCTTCACAATATGATAGTGGAAGATGAGAAGGAATAA